A single genomic interval of Pangasianodon hypophthalmus isolate fPanHyp1 chromosome 8, fPanHyp1.pri, whole genome shotgun sequence harbors:
- the ankrd39 gene encoding ankyrin repeat domain-containing protein 39 — MASHGNQCSCSAHRSTPSVHQTLDEMDFERGIWSAALDGDLERVRSFLKKGTDPNMKDQAGYTALHYASRAAHLPVCELLLDHGACANSQTHGGATALHRAAYCGHISIVKLLLKHRADPGLIDDDGSTPLHKAAEQGHLETCVLLVSKYPNLRTIKDKKSRLPVDLSPDHNTFLELLKPPQ, encoded by the exons ATGGCATCCCATGGGAATCAGTGTTCCTGCAGCGCTCACCGCTCGACCCCAAGCGTCCATCAAACTCTAGACGAGATGGATTTTGAGAGAG GCATATGGTCAGCAGCTCTGGACGGCGATTTGGAGCGGGTCCGGTCATTTTtgaaaaaaggaacagatcCGAACATGAAGGACCAGGCTGGATACACCGCTCTG CACTACGCCAGTCGAGCAGCTCACCTGCCGGTGTGTGAGCTTCTCCTGGATCATGGCGCCTGTGCCAATTCTCAGACACACGGTGGCGCCACTGCTCTGCACAGAGCCGCCTACTGTGGCCACATCAGCATCGTCAAACTGCTGCTGAAACATAGAGCTGATCCTGGCTTAATTGACGATGATGGATCAACACCTCTGCATAAG GCTGCTGAGCAGGGCCATCTGGAGACGTGTGTGTTGTTAGTGAGCAAATATCCCAACCTGAGAACCATAAAGGATAAAAAATCACGCTTACCTGTAGATCTCAGTCCAGACCACAACACCTTCTTAGAGTTACTGAAGCCTCCACAATGA